In one window of Leguminivora glycinivorella isolate SPB_JAAS2020 chromosome 10, LegGlyc_1.1, whole genome shotgun sequence DNA:
- the LOC125230502 gene encoding alpha-(1,3)-fucosyltransferase C-like isoform X2: MNLTSNRRWFCAVMLGCLILLSFYQWDFTGSALHVDIMSDYTSMNNDVQNGMKYILLWTNPDTGPLVYWGPGQHEYVNRKCKINNCYVTANRSLLPSTSQFDAVVFGSMDMWKYIPGPTERSPHQKYIFVSLESSRYYPICDQRYDGYFNWTWTYRLDSDEPYGYITIRNITGDIIGPKQIMHWMEVDSMKPINERTKNKLKKKNKTAAWFVSNCKSLSKREQFVDKLQTELDNYGLEIDIFGVCEASKQCPRSKMKECLKLIQEEYYFYLSLENSFGEDYVTEKLLTALQNYAVPIVFGGANYTRYYSFFKWRNHYTYHYREESPDSDDQCIMCEMLHDENLMQTKTVYTNFREWWNPPEECSYTEDTSTR, from the exons ATGAATTTAACATCAAATAGAAGATGGTTTTGTGCAGTGATGTTAGGATGTCTAATATTGTTGTCATTTTATCAGTGGGATTTTACCGGCAGTGCTTTACATGTAGACATAATGTCTGATTATACTTCAATGAACAATGATGTCCAAAATGGTATGAAATACATTTTGCTATGGACGAATCCGGATACGGGACCATTAGTATATTGGGGCCCAGGGCAACACGAGTATGTTAACCGAAAGTGTAAAATCAACAATTGCTACGTGACAGCAAATAGATCCCTTTTACCGAGCACCTCACAATTTGACGCAGTTGTATTCGGTTCTATGGATATGTGGAAGTATATACCCGGCCCGACAGAACGGAGTCcgcatcaaaaatatatattcgtTAGTTTAGAATCCTCGCGTTACTACCCGATTTGTGACCAGAGATATGATGGGTATTTCAATTGGACTTGGACTTACAGGCTAGATTCTGATGAGCCTTATGGATACATAACTATTAGAAATATCACGGGTGACATCATTGGTCCTAAACAAATAATGCATTGGATGGAAGTGGATTCAATGAAACCGATTAATGAAAGAACGAAAAATAAGTTGAAGAAGAAAAACAAAACTGCTGCCTGGTTTGTATCAAATTGTAAAAGTTTAAGTAAAAGAGAACAATTTGTCGATAAGCTGCAAACTGAATTAGATAACTATGGTTTGGAAATAGATATTTTCGGAGTATGTGAGGCTTCAAAACAATGTCCGAGGTCAAAAATGAAAGAATGCTTAAAACTGATTCAAGAGGAGTACTATTTTTATCTCTCTCTTGAGAATTCGTTTGGTGAAGATTACGTGACTGAGAAATTGCTTACGGCGCTTCAAAATTACGCAGTGCCAATAGTTTTCGGAGGCGCTAACTATACACG ATACTACAGTTTCTTCAAATGGCGAAATCATTACACCTACCACTATAGAGAGGAATCTCCCGATTCTGACGACCAGTGCATAATGTGCGAAATGCTTCACGACGAAAATCTTATGCAGACTAAAACTGTGTATACGAACTTTAGAGAATGGTGGAACCCTCCAGAAGAATGTTCTTATACAGAAGATACGAGTACAAGGTGA
- the LOC125230502 gene encoding alpha-(1,3)-fucosyltransferase C-like isoform X1, whose amino-acid sequence MNLTSNRRWFCAVMLGCLILLSFYQWDFTGSALHVDIMSDYTSMNNDVQNGMKYILLWTNPDTGPLVYWGPGQHEYVNRKCKINNCYVTANRSLLPSTSQFDAVVFGSMDMWKYIPGPTERSPHQKYIFVSLESSRYYPICDQRYDGYFNWTWTYRLDSDEPYGYITIRNITGDIIGPKQIMHWMEVDSMKPINERTKNKLKKKNKTAAWFVSNCKSLSKREQFVDKLQTELDNYGLEIDIFGVCEASKQCPRSKMKECLKLIQEEYYFYLSLENSFGEDYVTEKLLTALQNYAVPIVFGGANYTRFMPDGIYLHGGKLSVSDLAKEMNDIIKDRHRYYSFFKWRNHYTYHYREESPDSDDQCIMCEMLHDENLMQTKTVYTNFREWWNPPEECSYTEDTSTR is encoded by the exons ATGAATTTAACATCAAATAGAAGATGGTTTTGTGCAGTGATGTTAGGATGTCTAATATTGTTGTCATTTTATCAGTGGGATTTTACCGGCAGTGCTTTACATGTAGACATAATGTCTGATTATACTTCAATGAACAATGATGTCCAAAATGGTATGAAATACATTTTGCTATGGACGAATCCGGATACGGGACCATTAGTATATTGGGGCCCAGGGCAACACGAGTATGTTAACCGAAAGTGTAAAATCAACAATTGCTACGTGACAGCAAATAGATCCCTTTTACCGAGCACCTCACAATTTGACGCAGTTGTATTCGGTTCTATGGATATGTGGAAGTATATACCCGGCCCGACAGAACGGAGTCcgcatcaaaaatatatattcgtTAGTTTAGAATCCTCGCGTTACTACCCGATTTGTGACCAGAGATATGATGGGTATTTCAATTGGACTTGGACTTACAGGCTAGATTCTGATGAGCCTTATGGATACATAACTATTAGAAATATCACGGGTGACATCATTGGTCCTAAACAAATAATGCATTGGATGGAAGTGGATTCAATGAAACCGATTAATGAAAGAACGAAAAATAAGTTGAAGAAGAAAAACAAAACTGCTGCCTGGTTTGTATCAAATTGTAAAAGTTTAAGTAAAAGAGAACAATTTGTCGATAAGCTGCAAACTGAATTAGATAACTATGGTTTGGAAATAGATATTTTCGGAGTATGTGAGGCTTCAAAACAATGTCCGAGGTCAAAAATGAAAGAATGCTTAAAACTGATTCAAGAGGAGTACTATTTTTATCTCTCTCTTGAGAATTCGTTTGGTGAAGATTACGTGACTGAGAAATTGCTTACGGCGCTTCAAAATTACGCAGTGCCAATAGTTTTCGGAGGCGCTAACTATACACG ATTTATGCCAGATGGTATTTACCTGCATGGTGGTAAACTATCCGTGTCTGATTTGGCGAAAGAAATGAACGATATTATAAAAGACagacatag ATACTACAGTTTCTTCAAATGGCGAAATCATTACACCTACCACTATAGAGAGGAATCTCCCGATTCTGACGACCAGTGCATAATGTGCGAAATGCTTCACGACGAAAATCTTATGCAGACTAAAACTGTGTATACGAACTTTAGAGAATGGTGGAACCCTCCAGAAGAATGTTCTTATACAGAAGATACGAGTACAAGGTGA